A genomic window from Chanos chanos chromosome 14, fChaCha1.1, whole genome shotgun sequence includes:
- the histh1l1 gene encoding histone H1 like1 gives MAETAPAPAAAPAKAPKKKSAAKPKKAGPSVSDLILKAVAASNERKGVSLAALKKALAGGGYDVEKNNSRVKLALKSLVKKGALVQTKGTGASGSFKVSKKTGAKQPAKKPAVKAKKPAVKKASAAKATKPKKPAAKKPAAKKSPKKAKKPVTPKKAAKSPKKVKKPAVKKVAKSPKKVKAVKPKAAKPKVAKAKKGAAKKK, from the coding sequence ATGGCAGAAACTGCTCCTGCTCCCGCGGCGGCACCAGCCAAGGCACCTAAGAAGAAATCAGCGGCTAAACCGAAAAAGGCTGGTCCAAGTGTGTCAGATCTAATTTTGAAAGCTGTTGCTGCCTCTAACGAGCGTAAAGGAGTTTCTCTTGCTGCACTGAAGAAAGCACTGGCAGGCGGTGGTTATGACGTTGAGAAAAACAACTCTCGCGTCAAACTTGCCTTGAAATCCTTAGTGAAAAAGGGGGCGCTTGTCCAAACCAAAGGCACCGGAGCTTCGGGATCATTCAAGGTGAGCAAAAAGACAGGAGCTAAACAACCTGCAAAAAAACCTGCAGTCAAAGCTAAGAAGCCGGCGGTGAAGAAAGCGTCTGCTGCCAAGGCAACAAAACCGAAGAAGCCCGCAGCCAAGAAACCTGCTGCAAAGAAGTCTCCCAAGAAAGCGAAGAAGCCTGTGACCCCCAAGAAAGCCGCGAAAAGTCCTAAAAAAGTGAAGAAGCCTGCTGTTAAGAAGGTTGCCAAGAGCCCGAAGAAGGTCAAAGCAGTAAAGCCTAAAGCGGCGAAGCCCAAGGTCGCCAAAGCTAAGAAGGGAGCAGCTAAGAAGAAGTAA
- the zgc:153409 gene encoding histone H4, which produces MSGRGKGGKGLGKGGAKRHRKVLRDNIQGITKPAIRRLARRGGVKRISGLIYEETRGVLKVFLENVIRDAVTYTEHAKRKTVTAMDVVYALKRQGRTLYGFGG; this is translated from the coding sequence ATGTCTGGAAGAGGAAAAGGGGGTAAAGGGCTCGGGAAAGGCGGAGCCAAACGTCATCGCAAAGTTTTACGCGATAACATTCAAGGAATCACCAAACCTGCGATTCGACGCCTTGCTCGACGCGGTGGCGTGAAACGCATTTCTGGCCTCATTTACGAGGAGACTCGTGGTGTGCTGAAAGTGTTTCTTGAAAACGTCATTCGCGATGCTGTCACGTACACTGAGCACGCCAAGCGTAAAACTGTGACTGCCATGGACGTGGTGTACGCACTGAAGCGTCAAGGCCGCACTCTGTATGGTTTTGGTGGTTAG
- the LOC115827654 gene encoding histone H2B-like — MPEPAKAAPKKGSKKAVTKTAGKGGKKRRKSRKESYAIYVYKVLKQVHPDTGISSKAMGIMNSFVNDIFERIASESSRLAHYNKRSTITSREIQTAVRLLLPGELAKHAVSEGTKAVTKYTSSK, encoded by the coding sequence ATGCCGGAGCCAGCAAAAGCTGCACCTAAAAAAGGATCAAAGAAAGCTGTCACCAAGACGGCTGGAAAAGGAGGCAAGAAACGTAGAAAGTCCAGGAAGGAAAGCTACGCCATTTATGTGTACAAGGTGTTGAAGCAGGTTCATCCAGATACTGGCATCTCTTCCAAAGCAATGGGTATAATGAATTCTTTTGTGAATGACATTTTTGAGCGCATTGCGAGCGAGTCGTCTCGGTTGGCGCACTACAACAAACGGTCAACAATTACATCACGGGAGATCCAGACGGCTGTTCGCTTGCTATTGCCCGGAGAACTTGCCAAACATGCCGTGTCTGAAGGGACCAAAGCAGTGACAAAGTACACAAGTTCTAAATGA
- the cyb561a3a gene encoding lysosomal membrane ascorbate-dependent ferrireductase CYB561A3 — protein MRSVLSFYVAYVLCALLGIICVVLVSYWNAKWRGGFAWDGSPAQFNWHPVLMVTGLVALYGNGAVIYRIPLTWGQNKLPWKLLHASVLLVALVLTILGLVAVFDFHNANHIPNLYSLHSWIGIATVALFVTQWVMGFAVFLLPWSPMALRSFAKPAHVWMGAMILVLSIVSCISGINEKLFFSLKGTTNGTLPYSKLPTEAVVANSLGACIVALGLVVLKILSNQSWKRPDPSQAEVDYRPLPNDDS, from the exons ATGCGATCAGTCCTGTCCTTCTATGTCGCCTATGTGTTGTGTGCGTTACTGGGGATAATATGTGTGGTGCTAGTGTCCTACTGGAATGCCAAGTGGCGTGGTGGATTCGCTTGGGATGGCTCACCTGCACAGTTTAACTGGCATCCAGTCCTCATGGTAACTGGTCTTGTTGCACTTTATGGAAATG GAGCTGTTATATACCGCATTCCGCTCACGTGGGGGCAGAATAAGCTGCCATGGAAGCTTCTTCATGCATCTGTGCTCTTAGTGGCACTTGTCTTGACTATTTTGGGGCTTGTTGCTGTGTTTGACTTTCACAATGCTAATCACATCCCCAACCTCTACTCACTACACAGCTGGATCGGTATAGCTACTGTTGCGCTCTTTGTTACTCAG tgggTGATGGGTTTTGCCGTATTCCTCCTGCCCTGGTCTCCGATGGCACTGCGCTCTTTTGCCAAACCTGCCCACGTGTGGATGGGAGCAATGATCTTGGTTTTAAGCATTGTATCCTGCATTTCAGGAATAAATGAGAAgctctttttctcact GAAAGGAACCACCAATGGGACGCTGCCTTATTCCAAGCTGCCAACAGAGGCAGTCGTTGCTAATTCCTTGGGAGCCTGCATTGTGGCTCTTGGATTGGTTGTTTTGAAaattctgtccaatcagagctGGAAACGTCCAGACCCCAGTCAGGCGGAGGTTGATTACAGG cCCTTACCGAATGATGACAGCTGA
- the hdr gene encoding hematopoietic death receptor isoform X2, whose amino-acid sequence MKEDFSMKFMNFMVVVLIWALNVSAAPGTGLSPTWIQGVKVNRTVRDITCRENLEYPHSGHCCKNCPAGTYVKTPCDKPSEKGQCEPCEFDTFTEHSSGLPKCLSCSKCRPDQETVAKCTSTQNTQCQCKEGYYCLPNQACEVCKKCNKCKDDEELVERCTRSSNTICRKRGGSPDSSNAGTITVIFVVLGCVAIVALIFLARKWFISRKSTVTSLNCVKICVGEDNSTTTEESQNKRNSELDSFVPFLQTNQLVGTQPTTSCEEDEDDEDRGLGESLPNTTSSSQTSLRAQPSAPLPGPSPLLSPELLRQTQALECEKPKRLSPLNGDESLKKSFDLFSEMDVHCHNRFFRYIGLSDNNIKNVEMLSPDDKVYELLKIWMEKEGMKADFNDLIEALLHLDQRLSAENIIAKAIGNGYYKYEDD is encoded by the exons ATGAAGGAGGACTTCAGTATGAAATTCATGAACTTCATG GTTGTCGTATTGATTTGGGCCTTGAACGTTTCTGCCGCTCCAGGGACTGGTCTTAGTCCAACTTGGATACAAGGAGTAAAAGTAAACAGGACAGTGAGGGACATTACCTGCAGAGAGAACTTGGAGTATCCGCACAGTGGCCACTGCTGTAAAAACTGCCCTGCAG GTACCTACGTCAAAACACCATGCGATAAACCTTCTGAAAAGGGGCAATGTGAACCATGTGAATTTGATACGTTCACCGAACACAGCAGTGGTCTACCGAAATGTTTGTCATGCTCCAAGTGTCGCCCGG ACCAGGAGACCGTAGCAAAATGCACtagcacacagaacacacaatgCCAGTGTAAAGAGGGATACTACTGTTTGCCAAACCAAGCCTGTGAAGTCTGTAAAAAATGCAACAA GTGCAAGGATGATGAAGAGCTGGTTGAGAGATGCACCCGCAGCTCTAACACCATCTGTAGGAAAAGAGGAGGCTCCCCAGACAGCTCCAACGCAG GTACCATAACTGTAATTTTTGTCGTCTTGGGGTGTGTCGCCATTGTGGCATTGATATTCCTCGCTAGGAAGTGGTTCATCTCAAGAAAATCTACAG TGACCTCGTTGAACTGTGTCAAGATCTGTGTG GGAGAGGACAACAGTACCACCACGGAGGAGagtcaaaacaaaaggaacTCCGAACTGGACAGTTTTGTACCCTTCCTGCAAACAAACCAGTTGGTGGGTACCCAGCCTACAACCTCTTGcgaggaagatgaggatgacGAAGATAGGGGCCTGGGCGAGAGCCTGCCCAACACTACCAGCTCTTCCCAAACCAGCCTGCGTGCGCAACCCAGCGCCCCCCTCCCTGGCCCCTCCCCGCTTCTCAGCCCTGAGTTACTGAGACAGACTCAAGCTCTG GAATGTGAAAAACCAAAACGGCTCAGTCCTTTGAATG GGGATGAGTCTCTGAAGAAAAGCTTTGACCTTTTCAGTGAGATGGATGTTCACTGTCACAACAGATTTTTCCGTTATATTGGGCTTAGcgacaacaacataaaaaacgTAGAGATGCTCTCTCCGGATGACAAAGTTTACGAACTGCTGAAGATCTGGATGGAAAAGGAAGGAATGAAGGCGGATTTTAATGACCTCATCGAAGCTTTGCTTCATTTAGACCAAAGGTTATCTGCAGAGAACATCATTGCAAAGGCGATCGGTAATGGTTATTACAAGTATGAAGATGATTGA
- the hdr gene encoding hematopoietic death receptor isoform X1: MKEDFSMKFMNFMVVVLIWALNVSAAPGTGLSPTWIQGVKVNRTVRDITCRENLEYPHSGHCCKNCPAGTYVKTPCDKPSEKGQCEPCEFDTFTEHSSGLPKCLSCSKCRPDQETVAKCTSTQNTQCQCKEGYYCLPNQACEVCKKCNKCKDDEELVERCTRSSNTICRKRGGSPDSSNAAGTITVIFVVLGCVAIVALIFLARKWFISRKSTVTSLNCVKICVGEDNSTTTEESQNKRNSELDSFVPFLQTNQLVGTQPTTSCEEDEDDEDRGLGESLPNTTSSSQTSLRAQPSAPLPGPSPLLSPELLRQTQALECEKPKRLSPLNGDESLKKSFDLFSEMDVHCHNRFFRYIGLSDNNIKNVEMLSPDDKVYELLKIWMEKEGMKADFNDLIEALLHLDQRLSAENIIAKAIGNGYYKYEDD, translated from the exons ATGAAGGAGGACTTCAGTATGAAATTCATGAACTTCATG GTTGTCGTATTGATTTGGGCCTTGAACGTTTCTGCCGCTCCAGGGACTGGTCTTAGTCCAACTTGGATACAAGGAGTAAAAGTAAACAGGACAGTGAGGGACATTACCTGCAGAGAGAACTTGGAGTATCCGCACAGTGGCCACTGCTGTAAAAACTGCCCTGCAG GTACCTACGTCAAAACACCATGCGATAAACCTTCTGAAAAGGGGCAATGTGAACCATGTGAATTTGATACGTTCACCGAACACAGCAGTGGTCTACCGAAATGTTTGTCATGCTCCAAGTGTCGCCCGG ACCAGGAGACCGTAGCAAAATGCACtagcacacagaacacacaatgCCAGTGTAAAGAGGGATACTACTGTTTGCCAAACCAAGCCTGTGAAGTCTGTAAAAAATGCAACAA GTGCAAGGATGATGAAGAGCTGGTTGAGAGATGCACCCGCAGCTCTAACACCATCTGTAGGAAAAGAGGAGGCTCCCCAGACAGCTCCAACGCAG cagGTACCATAACTGTAATTTTTGTCGTCTTGGGGTGTGTCGCCATTGTGGCATTGATATTCCTCGCTAGGAAGTGGTTCATCTCAAGAAAATCTACAG TGACCTCGTTGAACTGTGTCAAGATCTGTGTG GGAGAGGACAACAGTACCACCACGGAGGAGagtcaaaacaaaaggaacTCCGAACTGGACAGTTTTGTACCCTTCCTGCAAACAAACCAGTTGGTGGGTACCCAGCCTACAACCTCTTGcgaggaagatgaggatgacGAAGATAGGGGCCTGGGCGAGAGCCTGCCCAACACTACCAGCTCTTCCCAAACCAGCCTGCGTGCGCAACCCAGCGCCCCCCTCCCTGGCCCCTCCCCGCTTCTCAGCCCTGAGTTACTGAGACAGACTCAAGCTCTG GAATGTGAAAAACCAAAACGGCTCAGTCCTTTGAATG GGGATGAGTCTCTGAAGAAAAGCTTTGACCTTTTCAGTGAGATGGATGTTCACTGTCACAACAGATTTTTCCGTTATATTGGGCTTAGcgacaacaacataaaaaacgTAGAGATGCTCTCTCCGGATGACAAAGTTTACGAACTGCTGAAGATCTGGATGGAAAAGGAAGGAATGAAGGCGGATTTTAATGACCTCATCGAAGCTTTGCTTCATTTAGACCAAAGGTTATCTGCAGAGAACATCATTGCAAAGGCGATCGGTAATGGTTATTACAAGTATGAAGATGATTGA